Proteins encoded together in one Bos indicus isolate NIAB-ARS_2022 breed Sahiwal x Tharparkar chromosome 25, NIAB-ARS_B.indTharparkar_mat_pri_1.0, whole genome shotgun sequence window:
- the VASN gene encoding vasorin, giving the protein MHSRAPLRLLLPLLLLLPALGPGVQGCPSGCQCNQPRTVFCTARRGTTVPLDVPPDTVGLYVFENGITTLDAGSFAGLPGLQLLDLSQNQIASLPGGVFQPLANLSNLDLTANRLQEITNETFRGLRRLERLYLGKNRIRHIQPGAFDVFDRLLELKLQDNELRALPPLRLPRLLLLDLSHNGLSALEPGVLDTANVETLRLAGLGLRHLDEGLFGRLRNLHNLDVADNQLERVPPAVRGLRGLTRLRLAGNTRIAQLWLEDLAGLAALQELDLSNLSLQALPHELSTLFPRLRLLEAARNPFNCVCPLSWFGPWVRESRLTLASPEETRCHFPPKNAGRLLLDLDYSDFGCPATTTTATAPTTRAPVQEPTLPPSSLAPTQLRPTELATEAPSQPPPAPPTAGPVPPPRDCPASICLNGGTCHLGARGHLECLCPQGFTGLYCEGRVRPGPRPSPAPATPRPLPLGIEPASPTSLRVGLQRFQQGSAVQLKSLRLTYRNLSGPDKRPVTLRLPASLAEYTVTQLRPNATYSICVRALGAGRVPEGEEACGEARTPPAVRSNHAPVTQAREGNLPLLIAPALAAVLLAVLAAVGAAFCVRRGRAAAAVVQGKGQVGPGAGPLELEGVKAPLEPDPKALEGGGEAPTGGLECEVPLMGYSGPGPQGPLPAKPYI; this is encoded by the coding sequence ATGCACTCCAGGGCCCCCCTGcgcctgctgctgccgctgctgctgcttctgccggCCCTGGGGCCTGGGGTGCAAGGCTGCCCATCTGGCTGCCAGTGCAACCAGCCACGGACCGTCTTCTGCACCGCCCGCCGGGGGACCACCGTGCCTCTGGACGTGCCGCCCGACACCGTGGGCCTGTACGTCTTTGAGAACGGCATCACCACGCTTGACGCGGGCAGCTTTGCTGGCCTGCCGGGGCTGCAGCTCCTGGACCTGTCGCAAAACCAGATCGCCAGCCTGCCTGGGGGGGTCTTCCAGCCACTGGCCAACCTCAGCAACCTGGACCTGACTGCCAACAGGCTCCAGGAAATCACCAACGAGACCTTCCGCGGCCTGCGCCGCCTTGAGCGCCTCTACCTGGGCAAGAACCGCATCCGCCACATCCAGCCTGGTGCCTTTGATGTGTTCGACCGCCTCCTGGAGCTCAAGCTGCAGGATAACGAGTTGCGGGCACTGCCCCCGCTGCGCCTGCCCCGCCTGCTGCTGCTGGACCTCAGCCACAACGGCCTCTCGGCCCTGGAGCCCGGTGTCCTGGACACTGCCAACGTGGAGACACTGCGGCTGGCCGGCCTGGGGCTGCGCCACCTGGATGAGGGGCTCTTTGGCCGCCTGCGCAACCTCCACAACCTGGACGTGGCCGACAACCAGCTGGAGCGCGTGCCCCCTGCCGTCCGGGGCCTACGGGGCCTGACACGCCTGCGGCTGGCTGGCAACACCCGCATCGCCCAGCTGTGGCTGGAGGACCTGGCCGGCCTGGCGGCCCTGCAGGAGCTGGACCTGAGCAACCTGAGCCTGCAGGCCCTGCCGCACGAGCTCTCCACCCTCTTCCCCCGCCTGAGGCTCCTGGAGGCTGCCCGCAACCCCTTCAACTGCGTGTGCCCCCTCAGCTGGTTCGGCCCCTGGGTCCGGGAGAGCCGCCTGACCCTGGCCAGCCCTGAGGAGACGCGCTGCCACTTCCCGCCCAAGAATGCCGGCCGGCTGCTCCTGGACCTCGACTACTCAGACTTTGGCTGCCCGGCCACCACCACCACGGCCACAGCACCCACCACGAGAGCCCCTGTGCAGGAGCCCACGCTCCCGCCTTCCAGCCTGGCTCCCACCCAGCTCCGCCCCACGGAGCTGGCCACTGAGGCCCCGAGCCAGCCACCTCCCGCGCCCCCCACTGCGGGGCCTGTGCCCCCGCCCCGGGACTGCCCGGCGTCCATCTGCCTCAATGGGGGCACCTGCCACCTGGGGGCGCGGGGCCACCTGGAGTGCCTGTGTCCTCAGGGCTTCACGGGGCTGTACTGCGAGGGCCGGGTGAGGCCAGGACCCAGGCCCAGCCCCGCCCCGGCCACACCGCGGCCCCTGCCCCTGGGCATTGAGCCCGCCAGCCCCACGTCCCTGCGGGTGGGGCTCCAGCGCTTCCAGCAGGGCAGCGCCGTGCAGCTGAAGAGCCTCCGCCTCACCTATCGCAACCTCTCGGGCCCTGACAAGCGGCCGGTGACGCTGCGGCTGCCCGCCTCGCTCGCCGAGTACACTGTCACCCAGCTGCGGCCCAACGCCACCTACTCCATCTGCGTCCGggccctgggggctgggagggtgcCTGAGGGCGAGGAGGCCTGCGGGGAGGCCCGCACACCACCGGCCGTCCGTTCCAACCATGCCCCGGTCACCCAGGCCCGCGAGGGCAACCTGCCGCTCCTGATCGCGCCCGCCCTGGCCGCTGTGCTCCTGGCTGTGCTGGCTGCCGTCGGGGCAGCCTTCTGTGTGCGGCGGGGGCGGGCCGCTGCAGCTGTGGTGCAGGGCAAAGGGCAAGTGGGACCCGGGGCTGGCCCCCTGGAGCTGGAGGGGGTCAAGGCCCCCCTGGAGCCAGACCCCAAGGCATtggagggtggtggggaggccCCAACTGGCGGGCTGGAGTGTGAGGTGCCGCTCATGGGCTACTCGGGGCCTGGCCCACAGGGGCCCCTCCCAGCCAAGCCCTACATCTAA